The Deltaproteobacteria bacterium genome includes a window with the following:
- the feoB gene encoding ferrous iron transport protein B, protein MPSPVTGSSPVIVITGNPNVGKTTLFNALTGARQKIANYPGVTVERKEGHLILEGGLRARIIDIPGAYSLTARSDDEQVAHDVITGNLHSAGIPSLAIYVADASNLERTLFLYSQIRDLGIPVLIALNMTDIAAAHGIVIDVPKLSQNLGVSVIPVVGHRKTGIRELRSAIAEAMIHPVLPSSRPWPLRAEVEQEAHALGQWLKPRLQGRPVTPEAEALWLMSAVEDPRAKIRLDPETRAEVKRHLELLSAKGIDVRTETIQGRYAWLNQLSQEVQTRTESAGPIIHDRLDMVITHRVAGPLIFLVVMAVMFQAVFAWADPLIGLVENAVSWLSELASSHLPEGLVTDMLVEGVLGGVGNVVVFLPQILILFFFISLLEDVGYMSRAALVSHRLMSRMGLPGKAFIPLMSSFACAIPGIMSARTIEDRRDRLVTICIAPLISCSARLPVYALVIAAIFEADRPVFLFFTEGGLVMLSMYLLSIVMAVTAAAIIKRTVLPAPPAGFIMELPPYRIPRWGDTLINMIQRSKVFLTEAGTIILGATLILWLLLSFPRTGPEIDAAVAARDSLKAQAGADARPGLDDEIALAEQHVARERLHHSYAGSLGRILEPAIEPLGFDWKIGIGLVGSFAAREVLVSTLGIVYGAGSVDPEDTQPLRDRIRTERDPATGKPVFTPLVGMSLMVFFVLACQCMSTLAIIKRETNSWRWPAFVFTYMTVLAWTGSFVVYQGGRLLGFE, encoded by the coding sequence ATGCCATCGCCGGTAACAGGCAGTTCACCGGTCATCGTTATTACGGGAAATCCGAACGTCGGGAAGACAACTCTCTTCAACGCGCTGACCGGCGCACGACAGAAAATAGCCAACTACCCAGGCGTTACAGTCGAGCGGAAGGAAGGGCATCTGATACTCGAAGGCGGACTTCGGGCAAGAATTATCGACATCCCCGGTGCCTACTCTCTCACCGCAAGATCGGACGACGAGCAGGTCGCCCATGACGTTATTACCGGCAACCTGCATTCTGCCGGTATCCCTTCGCTCGCGATCTACGTCGCCGATGCGTCAAATCTAGAGCGGACCCTGTTCCTGTACAGCCAGATTCGTGACCTGGGCATTCCGGTACTGATCGCCCTGAACATGACTGACATCGCTGCCGCCCATGGAATCGTCATTGATGTGCCGAAACTGTCCCAGAATCTTGGGGTGTCTGTCATCCCGGTCGTCGGACACCGGAAAACCGGCATCAGGGAGCTACGGTCAGCCATAGCCGAGGCGATGATACATCCTGTGCTGCCCTCAAGCCGCCCCTGGCCGCTCCGGGCTGAAGTCGAACAAGAGGCACATGCCCTTGGCCAGTGGCTGAAGCCCAGACTACAGGGCCGGCCGGTTACCCCGGAGGCAGAAGCATTATGGCTCATGTCAGCGGTTGAGGACCCGCGTGCGAAGATCCGGCTGGATCCGGAAACCCGTGCCGAGGTGAAACGGCACCTCGAGCTGCTTTCAGCGAAGGGGATTGATGTCCGCACCGAAACCATCCAGGGCCGCTACGCCTGGCTTAACCAGCTCTCACAGGAGGTCCAGACAAGAACCGAATCTGCAGGACCAATAATTCACGACCGGCTTGACATGGTGATTACACACCGCGTGGCCGGTCCACTCATCTTCCTTGTCGTGATGGCCGTAATGTTTCAGGCGGTATTTGCCTGGGCAGATCCGCTGATCGGACTGGTGGAAAATGCCGTCAGCTGGCTCTCCGAGCTGGCTTCCAGCCATCTCCCGGAAGGGCTTGTGACCGACATGCTGGTCGAAGGCGTTCTTGGTGGCGTCGGTAATGTGGTCGTATTCCTGCCACAGATCCTCATCTTGTTCTTTTTTATCAGTTTGCTGGAGGACGTGGGATACATGTCCCGTGCCGCGCTGGTGTCCCACCGCCTCATGTCCCGCATGGGCTTGCCCGGCAAGGCCTTCATCCCTCTCATGTCTTCATTTGCCTGTGCAATTCCGGGAATCATGTCGGCACGGACCATAGAGGACAGGCGCGACCGGCTCGTTACGATCTGCATTGCCCCGCTCATCAGCTGCAGCGCACGGCTTCCGGTTTATGCGCTGGTGATAGCCGCCATCTTTGAGGCCGACAGGCCGGTCTTCCTCTTTTTCACCGAAGGCGGCCTCGTCATGCTTTCCATGTACCTGCTTTCCATTGTCATGGCGGTAACGGCGGCGGCCATCATCAAGCGGACTGTACTCCCGGCCCCCCCTGCTGGATTCATAATGGAACTGCCTCCTTACCGCATTCCCCGCTGGGGGGACACGCTGATCAATATGATCCAACGCTCAAAGGTGTTTCTGACCGAGGCCGGCACGATCATTCTGGGTGCAACCCTCATTCTCTGGCTCCTGCTCTCTTTCCCTCGAACCGGTCCTGAAATTGATGCGGCTGTGGCCGCACGGGATAGCCTGAAGGCCCAGGCCGGCGCTGATGCCAGACCGGGGCTGGACGATGAGATCGCCCTTGCCGAGCAGCATGTTGCCCGGGAACGGCTTCATCACAGCTATGCGGGCAGTCTGGGCCGCATTCTTGAGCCAGCCATTGAGCCACTCGGGTTCGACTGGAAAATCGGCATTGGCCTGGTGGGTTCGTTTGCCGCCCGTGAAGTGCTCGTCTCGACACTCGGCATCGTCTACGGGGCCGGCAGCGTGGATCCAGAAGACACACAACCGCTGCGCGACCGGATCCGGACCGAACGCGATCCGGCCACCGGAAAACCCGTATTCACACCGCTGGTAGGGATGTCTCTTATGGTCTTCTTCGTCCTTGCCTGCCAGTGCATGTCCACTCTGGCTATCATCAAGCGGGAGACAAACTCCTGGCGGTGGCCTGCCTTTGTATTCACCTATATGACTGTACTGGCCTGGACCGGATCGTTTGTCGTCTATCAGGGCGGCAGGCTGCTGGGATTCGAGTAG
- a CDS encoding UvrD-helicase domain-containing protein, which translates to MPVDLSSLNPEQRLAAETTEGPLLVLAGAGSGKTRVITYRIAHLLDRGVDPRKILGVTFTNKAAREMRERLARMTGEGRARQVVLSTFHALGARLLRDHGKPLGLKRDFGIADVGDQCDILRALVRSQGLDHRKWDVYELVSRISRWKGLYGKPAHVKKVIGDYDRAALELWEYYDDALRGQEMVDFEDLLLLPVQLLSDEDAGLRIREKYDYVLVDEYQDTNSGQFRLLKGLVERTGNCCVVGDDDQSIYGWRGAEVGHILSFQRQFPGAKIVRLESNYRSTRNILDAANAVISRLPDRHEKQLRTVREAGVPVEILEFPSAEAEADQIASEIQQAIARGTPPHEVAVLYRTNQQSRPLEQSLRLSRIPYRVLGGESFFERREVKDALGYLKCALRPKDNLSFLRVVNYPARGVGKQALDLIREESGRTGECYQDAARRLLASGNFTPGQSAGLQSFFGILDGARSAFDRKERVAPVLERMLMESGLRSEIDREYKDPAQRQVRHNVLDELIKSLPEGEDPRDAVVRLLEETALEKKDTDDGRMGCVTLLSIHSAKGLEFSVVFLAGVEEGLLPHIKSTQAGDGVRSDHQNVDTAEERRLFYVAITRAKDRLVLTRACERERYGKVFPTVASRFLADIPAALVADRRAEMRQIADERRKTAAADLIRRFSQPVPPDGR; encoded by the coding sequence ATGCCGGTTGATCTGTCCAGCCTGAACCCTGAGCAGCGCCTCGCTGCCGAAACAACGGAAGGTCCGCTGCTGGTCCTGGCAGGGGCTGGTTCCGGCAAGACCCGCGTTATTACATACCGGATAGCGCATCTTCTGGATCGCGGAGTCGACCCCCGGAAAATCCTTGGCGTTACCTTTACCAACAAGGCTGCCCGGGAAATGCGCGAGCGGCTCGCCCGGATGACCGGTGAGGGTCGGGCCCGGCAGGTGGTGCTATCAACATTTCACGCATTGGGAGCGCGGTTGCTGCGTGATCATGGCAAACCGCTGGGCCTCAAGCGTGATTTCGGGATCGCCGATGTGGGTGACCAGTGTGATATCCTCCGGGCGCTCGTTCGTTCACAGGGGCTCGATCACCGGAAATGGGATGTATATGAGCTGGTGAGCCGGATCAGCCGCTGGAAGGGACTTTATGGCAAACCGGCGCATGTCAAGAAAGTGATCGGTGATTACGACCGGGCGGCGCTGGAGTTGTGGGAATACTATGACGATGCGCTTCGGGGCCAGGAGATGGTCGACTTTGAAGACCTGCTGCTCCTTCCGGTCCAGCTTCTGTCCGACGAAGACGCCGGCCTCCGGATCCGCGAGAAGTATGATTACGTTCTGGTAGACGAATACCAGGATACCAATTCAGGCCAGTTCCGGCTGCTCAAGGGGCTGGTTGAGCGTACCGGCAATTGCTGCGTGGTTGGTGACGACGATCAGTCGATCTATGGGTGGCGCGGAGCGGAAGTGGGGCACATCCTGTCATTCCAGCGGCAATTCCCTGGGGCAAAGATTGTACGGCTGGAATCGAATTACCGGTCTACACGAAATATACTGGATGCCGCCAATGCAGTTATCAGCCGCCTGCCGGACCGGCATGAAAAACAGCTGCGGACCGTTCGGGAGGCGGGCGTCCCGGTGGAAATTCTGGAGTTCCCGTCTGCGGAGGCTGAAGCAGACCAGATTGCCAGTGAAATACAGCAGGCGATCGCACGTGGAACTCCGCCGCATGAAGTCGCCGTTCTCTACCGGACGAACCAGCAGTCCCGTCCTTTGGAGCAGTCGTTGCGCCTGTCCAGGATCCCGTATCGCGTGCTCGGAGGCGAGAGTTTCTTTGAGCGGCGGGAAGTAAAGGATGCCCTTGGGTACCTGAAATGTGCGCTCCGTCCCAAGGACAATCTCTCGTTCCTGCGGGTAGTCAACTATCCGGCACGCGGGGTGGGAAAGCAGGCGCTTGACCTGATTCGTGAAGAATCCGGCCGGACAGGCGAATGCTATCAGGATGCTGCCCGGCGGCTGCTGGCATCTGGAAACTTCACTCCGGGTCAGTCGGCAGGACTGCAGTCGTTTTTCGGGATACTGGACGGAGCGCGGAGTGCGTTTGATCGAAAGGAACGTGTGGCTCCGGTCCTGGAAAGAATGCTCATGGAATCGGGTCTTCGGTCGGAGATTGACCGTGAGTACAAGGATCCTGCCCAGCGGCAGGTGCGGCATAACGTCCTCGATGAACTGATTAAGTCACTTCCGGAGGGAGAAGATCCACGGGACGCGGTTGTCCGGCTTCTGGAGGAGACCGCTCTCGAGAAAAAGGACACCGATGACGGACGGATGGGATGCGTCACGCTGCTGTCGATTCATTCGGCCAAGGGACTGGAGTTCTCGGTGGTTTTTCTGGCCGGAGTGGAGGAAGGGCTGCTACCGCACATCAAGTCGACACAGGCAGGGGACGGAGTAAGGTCTGACCATCAGAATGTCGATACAGCCGAAGAAAGACGCCTGTTCTATGTCGCCATTACCCGCGCCAAGGACCGGCTGGTCCTCACGCGGGCCTGTGAACGGGAACGTTACGGCAAGGTGTTTCCAACGGTTGCCAGCCGGTTTCTTGCCGACATACCTGCTGCTCTCGTTGCCGACCGCCGGGCCGAAATGCGCCAGATTGCCGATGAAAGACGAAAAACCGCCGCTGCCGACCTGATCCGGCGGTTCAGCCAGCCCGTTCCGCCAGACGGCAGATAG